One Qiania dongpingensis genomic window carries:
- a CDS encoding AAA family ATPase → MKQIRIAVYDLDAVYTERFCQYMGERYGQTAEFCPVYERNELDGLIAARSVDVVLTADALREEYPPFIGDIHVGYFTAEVSEEPGKIFRFQSCRELFHGIEMILDQEDTAVKTVAFIGANAAVGTSTAAAAYAMRLAAEEKRVLYINMSDLGDTGSIFQGVNPKDFQFLLTEMKAGADIDAAMSAALNRDSSGVYFYDNADAPLSIMDIEEGRVAAFLRMLKERGDFRYLIIDSSFSVNHGLFAALGAADKVVVVNDGTFVSNQRFHKIWTLMKRLDLSTHPGICQKTALLYNKFHSQYGKRYENPEIAVAGSIEVLPPAGTVQMAEQMARLEVLQEILR, encoded by the coding sequence ATGAAGCAGATACGGATAGCGGTATATGATTTGGATGCCGTGTATACGGAACGGTTTTGTCAGTATATGGGAGAACGATATGGGCAGACAGCAGAATTCTGCCCGGTCTATGAAAGGAATGAACTGGATGGCCTTATCGCCGCCAGATCTGTGGATGTCGTGTTGACGGCTGATGCGCTTCGGGAGGAATATCCACCGTTTATAGGGGATATCCATGTGGGATATTTTACTGCAGAAGTCTCAGAAGAGCCGGGAAAGATTTTCCGCTTTCAGAGCTGCCGGGAACTTTTTCATGGTATAGAAATGATATTGGACCAGGAAGACACTGCAGTGAAGACAGTGGCGTTTATCGGTGCGAATGCGGCGGTGGGGACTTCCACGGCGGCTGCAGCATATGCGATGCGTCTTGCCGCGGAGGAAAAACGGGTTCTGTACATCAATATGAGCGATTTGGGCGACACCGGCAGTATCTTTCAGGGGGTCAATCCAAAAGACTTCCAGTTCCTTTTGACGGAAATGAAAGCAGGAGCGGATATAGATGCCGCCATGTCTGCCGCGCTGAACCGGGATTCCAGCGGAGTGTATTTTTATGACAATGCCGATGCCCCTCTGAGCATTATGGATATCGAGGAAGGGCGGGTGGCAGCATTTTTGAGGATGCTGAAAGAGCGGGGAGATTTCCGCTATCTTATCATAGACAGCAGTTTTTCCGTAAATCATGGGCTTTTTGCGGCTCTTGGAGCTGCGGATAAGGTGGTTGTGGTCAATGACGGAACCTTTGTTTCCAATCAGAGATTCCATAAGATCTGGACGCTGATGAAACGTCTGGATTTGTCCACGCATCCGGGGATTTGCCAGAAGACGGCACTGCTTTATAACAAATTCCATTCCCAGTACGGGAAACGTTATGAAAACCCGGAGATTGCGGTTGCTGGGAGCATAGAAGTTCTTCCGCCGGCCGGAACGGTGCAGATGGCAGAGCAGATGGCCCGGCTGGAGGTGCTGCAGGAAATATTGCGGTAG
- a CDS encoding co-chaperone GroES, with protein MKLVPLGDRVVLKQVEAEETTKSGIVLPGAAKEKPQQAEVIAVGPGTEEVKMEVAVGDKVIYSKYAGTEVKLGEDEYIVVKQNDILAIVK; from the coding sequence ATGAAATTAGTACCTTTAGGCGACAGAGTCGTATTAAAACAGGTTGAAGCTGAAGAAACCACAAAGTCAGGAATCGTGCTGCCCGGAGCGGCAAAGGAAAAACCCCAGCAGGCAGAAGTGATTGCTGTGGGTCCCGGAACCGAAGAAGTAAAAATGGAAGTTGCCGTAGGCGACAAAGTCATCTATTCCAAGTATGCCGGAACGGAAGTTAAGTTGGGAGAAGATGAGTATATCGTAGTGAAACAGAACGACATTTTGGCAATTGTAAAGTAA
- a CDS encoding diaminopimelate decarboxylase, translating into MKKEPFVTLEQLKEIDKSYPTPYHLYDEKGIRENVMRVKKAFAWNKGFREYFAVKATPNPFLINILKEYGCGCDCSSLTELMLADALGITGDGIMFSSNATPAEEYQFARNLNATINLDDFTHIEYLEKCAGIPETISCRYNPGGIFKMSNGIMDNPGDAKYGFTHEQIIEGFKILKAKGVKTFGIHAFLASNTVTNEYYPMLAKVLFELAVELREKTGADIKFINLSGGVGIPYRPEQEPNDIQAIGEGVRKAYEEVLTPAGMDDIAIYTEMGRFMMGPYGCLVTKAIHQKHIYKEYVGCDACAANLMRPAIYGAYHHITVMGKDNSVCDHKYDITGSLCENSDKFAIDRMLPKVDVGDFLVIHDTGAHGFSMGYNYNGKLRSAELLLREDGSVQLIRRAETPRDYFATFDFCDILKDMKWQE; encoded by the coding sequence ATGAAAAAGGAACCTTTTGTAACACTGGAACAGTTGAAAGAAATCGACAAGAGTTATCCGACTCCTTATCATTTGTATGATGAGAAGGGAATAAGGGAGAATGTCATGCGGGTGAAGAAAGCATTTGCCTGGAACAAAGGCTTTCGTGAGTACTTTGCGGTGAAAGCCACTCCAAATCCCTTTTTGATAAATATTTTAAAAGAGTATGGCTGCGGCTGTGACTGCTCTTCATTGACAGAGCTTATGCTGGCGGATGCTTTGGGAATTACCGGAGACGGGATCATGTTTTCCTCCAACGCGACGCCGGCCGAGGAATATCAGTTTGCAAGAAATCTGAATGCGACCATCAATCTGGATGATTTTACCCATATAGAATACCTGGAAAAATGTGCGGGGATTCCGGAAACCATCAGCTGCCGGTATAACCCGGGAGGAATCTTCAAGATGAGCAATGGCATCATGGACAATCCCGGCGATGCAAAATATGGTTTTACCCATGAACAGATTATCGAGGGATTCAAGATACTGAAAGCGAAAGGTGTGAAAACATTCGGTATCCATGCTTTCCTGGCCAGCAATACTGTGACGAACGAATACTATCCGATGCTTGCCAAGGTGCTGTTTGAGCTGGCGGTGGAGCTGAGGGAGAAGACTGGGGCGGATATTAAATTCATCAATCTGTCAGGAGGAGTGGGAATTCCCTACCGGCCGGAGCAGGAGCCCAATGATATTCAGGCGATCGGAGAAGGAGTGCGAAAAGCATATGAAGAAGTGCTTACGCCGGCCGGCATGGATGATATTGCCATTTACACAGAGATGGGGCGTTTTATGATGGGGCCTTACGGCTGTCTGGTGACAAAGGCGATACATCAGAAGCATATTTATAAAGAGTATGTGGGCTGTGACGCCTGCGCTGCGAATCTGATGCGGCCGGCGATATACGGAGCATACCATCATATCACGGTCATGGGTAAGGACAACAGTGTCTGTGACCACAAATATGATATAACGGGCTCACTTTGCGAGAACAGCGACAAATTTGCCATTGACCGTATGCTCCCTAAGGTTGATGTGGGAGATTTTCTGGTAATCCACGATACGGGAGCCCATGGATTTTCCATGGGATACAATTATAATGGGAAGCTGCGTTCGGCGGAGCTATTACTTAGGGAGGACGGAAGCGTTCAGCTGATACGGCGGGCGGAAACTCCCCGGGATTATTTCGCCACGTTTGATTTTTGTGATATATTAAAAGATATGAAATGGCAGGAATAA
- the guaB gene encoding IMP dehydrogenase gives MGKIIGEGITFDDVLLVPAYSEVTPNQVDLSTHLTKKIKLNIPMMSAGMDTVTEHRMAIAMARQGGIGIIHKNMSVEAQAEEVDKVKRSENGVITDPFYLSPEHTLADANELMGKFRISGVPITEGRRLVGIITNRDLKFETDFTKKIKDSMTSEGLITAPEGITLEEAKKILAKARKEKLPIVDKDFNLKGLITIKDIEKQIKYPQSAKDDQGRLLCGAAVGITANLLERVGALVKAKVDCVVVDSAHGHSANILNAVRDIKANYPELQVVAGNVATGAATRALIEAGVDAVKVGIGPGSICTTRVVAGIGVPQITAIMECYAVAKEFGIPIVADGGIKYSGDMTKAIAAGGSVCMMGSIFAGCDESPGTFELFQGRKYKVYRGMGSIAAMENGSKDRYFQTGAKKLVPEGVEGRVAYKGTVEDTVFQLIGGIRSGMGYCGAKDIPSLMEKAEFVKISAASLKESHPHDIHITKEAPNYSVDE, from the coding sequence ATGGGCAAAATAATCGGTGAGGGAATTACCTTTGATGATGTGCTGCTGGTACCGGCATATTCCGAGGTAACACCGAATCAGGTGGATTTATCGACCCATCTGACTAAGAAAATCAAATTGAACATTCCGATGATGAGTGCCGGGATGGACACAGTTACAGAGCACAGGATGGCGATTGCTATGGCAAGACAGGGAGGTATCGGCATTATCCATAAGAATATGTCGGTGGAGGCCCAGGCCGAAGAAGTGGACAAGGTTAAACGCTCTGAGAATGGTGTCATCACCGACCCTTTTTATTTATCTCCTGAACATACACTGGCGGATGCCAATGAGCTGATGGGCAAGTTCCGGATCTCCGGCGTCCCCATTACAGAAGGGCGCAGGCTGGTAGGCATCATAACAAATCGTGACCTTAAGTTTGAGACGGATTTTACGAAGAAGATTAAAGATTCTATGACTTCGGAGGGGCTGATTACCGCACCTGAGGGAATCACGCTGGAAGAGGCGAAAAAGATTTTGGCGAAGGCCAGAAAAGAGAAGCTTCCCATCGTGGATAAGGATTTCAATCTGAAGGGCCTGATCACCATCAAGGATATAGAAAAACAGATAAAATATCCGCAGTCCGCGAAGGATGATCAGGGACGTCTGCTGTGCGGAGCTGCTGTTGGAATCACAGCGAACCTTCTGGAGCGTGTCGGAGCACTGGTCAAGGCAAAGGTTGATTGTGTGGTAGTGGATTCTGCCCATGGACATTCCGCCAATATTCTCAATGCCGTCCGTGATATCAAGGCGAATTATCCGGAGCTCCAGGTCGTGGCCGGAAATGTGGCTACAGGTGCGGCGACCAGGGCTTTGATCGAGGCTGGAGTGGATGCGGTAAAGGTGGGAATCGGACCTGGATCCATCTGCACGACCAGAGTGGTCGCCGGCATTGGCGTACCTCAGATTACAGCTATTATGGAATGTTATGCGGTAGCGAAGGAGTTTGGGATTCCAATCGTGGCGGACGGAGGCATCAAGTACTCTGGAGATATGACAAAGGCCATCGCCGCAGGCGGAAGTGTCTGTATGATGGGCAGCATTTTTGCCGGCTGTGACGAAAGCCCCGGAACATTTGAACTGTTCCAGGGAAGAAAATATAAAGTATATCGTGGTATGGGTTCCATTGCGGCGATGGAAAACGGGAGTAAGGACCGGTATTTCCAGACGGGTGCGAAAAAGCTTGTGCCGGAAGGCGTGGAAGGACGAGTGGCCTATAAGGGAACGGTAGAAGACACAGTGTTCCAGCTGATAGGCGGCATCCGATCCGGAATGGGCTACTGCGGAGCGAAGGATATTCCTTCTTTGATGGAAAAAGCGGAATTTGTGAAGATTTCGGCCGCATCCCTGAAAGAGAGCCATCCCCATGATATTCATATTACCAAAGAGGCGCCCAATTACAGCGTGGACGAATAA
- the groL gene encoding chaperonin GroEL (60 kDa chaperone family; promotes refolding of misfolded polypeptides especially under stressful conditions; forms two stacked rings of heptamers to form a barrel-shaped 14mer; ends can be capped by GroES; misfolded proteins enter the barrel where they are refolded when GroES binds), which yields MAKEIKYGAEARAALESGVNQLADTVRVTLGPKGRNVVLDKSFGTPLITNDGVTIAKEIELADAFENMGAQLIKEVASKTNDVAGDGTTTATVLAQAMVHEGVKNLAAGANPIILRKGMKKATDKAVEAIAEMSEPISGKNQIARVAAISAGEDSVGEMVADAMEKVSKDGVITIEESKTMKTELDLVEGMQFDRGYISAYMCTDMEKMCAELDNPYVLITDKKISNIQEILPLLEQIVQSGSKLLIIAEDIEGEALTTLIVNKLRGTFSVVGVKAPGYGDRRKEMLKDIAILTGGTVISEEVGLDLKEATIDQLGRAKSVKVQKESTIIVDGEGKSEDIKARIGQIKSQIEETTSEFDKEKLQERLAKLSGGVAVIRVGAATETEMKEAKLRMEDALAATKAAVEEGIIAGGGSAYIHAAKEVEKMVSTMDGDEKTGAKIVLKALEAPLYHIAANAGLEGSVIVNKVKEAAVGHGFDALKEEYVEMIPAGIVDPAKVTRSALQNATSVAATLLTTESVVANIKEDAPAMPAGAPGMGMM from the coding sequence ATGGCAAAGGAAATCAAATATGGTGCTGAAGCAAGAGCAGCACTGGAATCTGGCGTGAATCAGCTGGCAGATACAGTAAGAGTGACATTGGGACCGAAGGGAAGGAATGTCGTTCTGGATAAATCCTTCGGAACTCCCCTGATTACCAATGACGGCGTGACTATCGCGAAAGAAATTGAATTGGCGGACGCATTTGAGAATATGGGCGCACAGCTCATCAAGGAAGTAGCTTCCAAGACGAACGATGTGGCCGGAGACGGTACAACGACTGCTACAGTATTGGCTCAGGCCATGGTACATGAGGGTGTAAAGAACCTGGCGGCAGGTGCAAACCCCATTATCTTAAGAAAAGGTATGAAAAAAGCGACCGATAAGGCTGTGGAAGCGATTGCTGAAATGAGTGAGCCCATCAGCGGCAAGAACCAGATCGCAAGAGTCGCGGCGATTTCTGCCGGCGAGGATAGCGTAGGCGAGATGGTAGCTGACGCTATGGAGAAAGTCTCCAAGGACGGCGTTATCACCATTGAAGAATCAAAGACCATGAAAACAGAGCTGGATCTCGTCGAAGGTATGCAGTTCGACAGAGGCTATATATCAGCTTATATGTGCACAGATATGGAAAAAATGTGTGCAGAGCTTGACAATCCTTACGTATTGATCACTGATAAGAAGATCAGCAATATTCAGGAGATCCTTCCTCTTCTGGAGCAAATCGTGCAGAGCGGTTCCAAGCTGCTGATCATCGCAGAGGATATCGAGGGTGAGGCTCTGACCACTTTGATCGTAAATAAACTGAGAGGAACTTTCAGTGTTGTAGGAGTAAAGGCTCCCGGTTATGGCGACAGAAGGAAAGAAATGCTCAAGGATATCGCTATCCTGACGGGCGGCACCGTGATCTCCGAAGAAGTCGGATTGGATTTGAAGGAAGCTACCATCGATCAGCTGGGCCGTGCGAAATCTGTAAAGGTTCAGAAGGAAAGTACAATCATCGTGGACGGCGAAGGCAAGAGTGAAGATATCAAAGCCAGAATCGGCCAGATTAAGTCTCAGATTGAGGAGACAACTTCAGAGTTTGATAAAGAAAAATTACAGGAGCGCCTTGCCAAATTATCCGGCGGCGTGGCAGTCATCCGCGTTGGAGCGGCTACCGAGACTGAGATGAAAGAAGCGAAGCTGCGTATGGAAGATGCTCTTGCGGCTACCAAGGCGGCTGTGGAAGAAGGCATCATAGCAGGCGGCGGTTCTGCATATATTCATGCTGCAAAAGAAGTTGAAAAGATGGTAAGCACTATGGATGGTGACGAGAAGACAGGTGCTAAGATTGTACTGAAGGCTCTGGAAGCTCCCCTGTATCACATTGCTGCCAATGCAGGACTGGAAGGCTCTGTAATCGTAAATAAAGTAAAAGAGGCGGCAGTAGGCCATGGCTTTGACGCTTTGAAGGAAGAATATGTAGAAATGATTCCTGCCGGCATTGTGGATCCTGCCAAGGTTACGAGAAGCGCCCTGCAGAATGCCACAAGCGTTGCAGCTACGCTGCTGACTACAGAGTCTGTAGTAGCAAACATCAAAGAAGACGCTCCGGCAATGCCCGCAGGCGCTCCCGGAATGGGAATGATGTAA
- a CDS encoding YARHG domain-containing protein yields MYCEECGKQIPDDSRFCDGCGAKVRPVERQDDPLPQDWQDPYRGGQSAYDMPENEKKGRGTTILIAVLGVVAVVLIGVLIFLGVKVFGGKNGGNVEIAGAETTSEASMEGGKEESKKETRTSESPAESSVTAVPTAPSTSPATTAPVTTAAATAAESEYVLPGSDSSYLTEADLAGLTKEQLRIARNEIYARHGRKFKDASLNEYFMSKSWYTPLYEPNQFENLGDSVFNDYEVANRKLIADYEKKMGY; encoded by the coding sequence ATGTATTGTGAAGAATGTGGGAAGCAGATACCGGATGATTCCAGGTTCTGTGACGGATGTGGCGCAAAGGTCCGGCCTGTGGAGCGGCAGGACGATCCGCTGCCTCAGGATTGGCAGGATCCGTACAGAGGCGGGCAGTCTGCTTATGATATGCCGGAGAACGAGAAAAAAGGCAGGGGTACGACGATTTTAATTGCCGTTTTGGGTGTGGTAGCCGTAGTGCTGATAGGCGTGCTTATATTCCTTGGGGTAAAAGTTTTCGGCGGAAAAAATGGAGGCAATGTGGAAATAGCGGGAGCGGAGACCACCTCTGAGGCCAGTATGGAAGGCGGGAAAGAAGAGAGTAAAAAGGAAACAAGGACCAGTGAGTCGCCTGCCGAATCCTCCGTGACAGCAGTACCTACGGCGCCTTCCACATCGCCGGCGACCACAGCACCTGTGACTACTGCGGCTGCAACGGCTGCGGAAAGTGAATACGTACTGCCTGGCAGTGATTCTAGTTATCTGACGGAAGCAGATTTGGCCGGACTTACGAAAGAGCAGCTGAGGATAGCGAGAAACGAGATATATGCCCGCCACGGACGAAAATTTAAGGATGCGTCCCTGAACGAATATTTTATGAGCAAGTCTTGGTATACGCCTCTTTACGAGCCAAACCAATTTGAAAATCTGGGGGACAGCGTATTCAATGATTATGAGGTTGCGAACCGGAAGCTGATCGCGGATTACGAAAAGAAGATGGGGTATTGA
- a CDS encoding AI-2E family transporter translates to MNKEEDGRLETARHGMKKYASMGLTAFLVIAASILFFLLLFKIDVVLKAIRTILKILEPIVFGFVFAYIMYPVVRFFEKRLDGLIKKLIKKDERAVKLNKGLSIFLALVFWVAIIVILGVMVLPELYTNIRNMIVALPGQIQHASAAITDYMGQEGMNTEIVRNITEKIITFFNNWVQTDFLKDMNMVFGYLTAGVINFFSTTLNIVVGVIVALYVLNGRRTFKRQAKQVIYAVFSKKNAGILIDTLKDSNRIFGGFIAGKLVDSLIIGILCFIVLYFLNMPYTVLVSVIVGVTNVIPFFGPYMGAIPSAILILLANPAKGVIFIIFIIILQQIDGNIIGPKILGESTGLSAFWVVFSILFFGGLFGIVGMLIGVPVFAVIYQIVSSIVDYKLRKKGLTALADEGKIDKEI, encoded by the coding sequence ATGAATAAGGAAGAAGATGGAAGATTGGAAACTGCCAGACATGGGATGAAGAAATACGCTTCCATGGGTCTGACGGCATTTTTAGTGATTGCGGCGAGTATTCTGTTTTTTCTGCTTTTATTCAAAATAGATGTAGTCTTGAAAGCCATCCGGACCATCTTAAAGATCCTGGAGCCGATTGTTTTTGGATTTGTATTCGCTTATATCATGTATCCGGTAGTGAGATTCTTTGAAAAGAGGCTGGACGGTCTTATTAAGAAGCTCATAAAAAAGGATGAACGGGCGGTTAAACTCAATAAGGGACTCAGCATTTTTTTGGCGCTTGTCTTTTGGGTCGCCATCATTGTGATCTTGGGTGTCATGGTACTTCCCGAGCTGTATACCAATATTCGCAATATGATCGTGGCGCTCCCGGGGCAGATTCAGCATGCGTCGGCAGCGATTACCGACTATATGGGCCAGGAGGGGATGAATACAGAGATTGTCCGGAATATTACGGAAAAGATCATCACTTTCTTTAATAACTGGGTACAGACGGATTTCCTGAAGGATATGAACATGGTCTTTGGATACTTGACTGCGGGAGTCATCAATTTCTTCAGCACTACCTTGAACATCGTGGTGGGCGTGATCGTCGCGCTGTATGTCCTGAACGGCAGGCGTACTTTTAAGAGGCAGGCGAAGCAGGTCATTTATGCAGTCTTTTCCAAGAAAAATGCGGGAATCCTCATCGATACGCTGAAAGACAGCAACAGGATATTCGGCGGTTTCATAGCCGGAAAGCTTGTGGATTCCTTGATAATCGGGATTCTGTGCTTTATCGTGCTTTATTTCCTGAACATGCCTTATACAGTCCTCGTCAGCGTAATAGTGGGTGTGACCAACGTGATACCGTTTTTCGGACCGTATATGGGGGCCATTCCCAGCGCGATCCTGATACTCTTAGCCAATCCGGCGAAAGGTGTCATTTTCATCATATTCATCATCATTCTCCAGCAGATTGACGGAAATATCATTGGACCGAAGATATTAGGGGAATCCACAGGACTTTCAGCTTTTTGGGTGGTGTTTTCAATTCTTTTCTTCGGAGGGCTTTTTGGGATCGTGGGGATGCTCATCGGAGTCCCCGTATTTGCCGTGATATATCAGATCGTCAGCTCCATTGTCGATTATAAATTGAGGAAAAAAGGGCTGACGGCCTTGGCGGATGAGGGGAAAATTGACAAAGAAATTTGA
- a CDS encoding HAD family hydrolase, translating to MHRIDTILFDLDGSLLPMDQDEFIKRYMGALGRTFAPSGYDPKQLTSSVWKGTEAMVRNDGTMSNRERFWNVFSQVMGREMLSEEPVFEQFYREQFGEAKAATVFQPLAGETVRIFREKGYTVILATNPLFPSVATRRRMEWAGLSPEDFDLVTTYEEETFCKPNLKYYISILERFGKMPEQCMMVGNDVDEDMCVTSLGIKGYLLTDCLLNRHGRPLEGYLSGSFEEFRRFAEKMPSLS from the coding sequence ATGCATAGGATAGACACGATACTGTTTGACTTGGACGGAAGCCTTTTGCCAATGGATCAGGATGAGTTCATTAAGCGTTATATGGGCGCGCTGGGAAGGACCTTTGCTCCGTCGGGCTATGACCCGAAGCAACTGACGTCTTCCGTGTGGAAGGGTACGGAAGCTATGGTGCGCAATGACGGGACCATGAGCAACCGGGAGCGGTTCTGGAATGTGTTCTCGCAGGTGATGGGACGGGAAATGCTCAGCGAAGAGCCGGTATTCGAGCAGTTCTACCGGGAACAGTTTGGAGAAGCGAAAGCGGCTACGGTTTTCCAGCCTCTGGCAGGTGAAACTGTGAGAATCTTCCGGGAAAAGGGCTACACGGTGATCCTGGCCACGAATCCGCTGTTTCCTTCTGTGGCCACCCGCCGCAGGATGGAATGGGCGGGACTTTCTCCGGAGGATTTTGATTTGGTGACCACTTATGAAGAAGAGACATTCTGTAAGCCGAACCTTAAATATTATATCTCCATCTTGGAGCGTTTCGGCAAAATGCCGGAACAGTGTATGATGGTAGGAAACGACGTGGATGAGGATATGTGTGTCACATCCCTGGGAATCAAGGGATATCTTTTGACAGACTGTCTGCTGAACCGCCATGGAAGGCCTCTGGAGGGATATCTTTCCGGAAGCTTTGAGGAATTTCGGAGATTTGCCGAAAAAATGCCTAGCCTGTCCTGA
- a CDS encoding DUF5050 domain-containing protein: protein MKKKRGIIIALVCVIIAAAAGSLCLLIYMNKEKKTGYEKWMEAGKKDLAEGNYEEAISSFKQAIEMEPEYTDAYIGFADASLGADFSYWKEAVRTICDGIQRTNNSVLVKKALEIGQKRSDETEKREVLDMVKTVYPELPEKTIEDYWNDEKQETAEENGESTVDETKENSEQETGNVTGAGNLAGNINNGGYVVENETYVVYSYENALWRMNQDGSGRVKLFDGSCSSLNLWENQIYFLAEEEKTGEYDRPYKTRTPYRVGLDGDGLTAIGVPADEGNAVMSFSDYYMDEYTAGAGYRGFTVYDGYLYYIGRNGREGTYTCANLNSNGDQTATVTYHDNASLYRMDLDGGNVMELAENLGNASPQMCISDGKLYYTVSYYNCFFGPYNFTKFYRASLDGTMAEELPVHRENNAPFTSDYGSYTEYVLGIQVSDGKLYLSCGDSEGEFPDSRFHVYDASKETFGDKLLEERSWVGTVASDGKLYAATGGRVWGENGAPLTNRAMAVCGVNGQAEKLLKVFDEAAYGGDSYFNEIFYEINVTEDWVYYRMKSGQNSLKKQELGRISKDGTKQEFLYGN, encoded by the coding sequence ATGAAAAAGAAAAGAGGCATTATTATCGCCCTTGTGTGTGTGATCATCGCAGCGGCAGCAGGCAGCCTTTGTCTTCTTATTTATATGAATAAGGAGAAAAAGACGGGGTATGAGAAGTGGATGGAAGCGGGGAAGAAGGATTTGGCGGAAGGAAATTATGAGGAGGCCATATCTTCTTTTAAGCAGGCAATCGAAATGGAGCCAGAATATACAGATGCTTACATAGGGTTTGCGGACGCATCTCTTGGCGCGGATTTTTCCTATTGGAAAGAAGCGGTTAGAACAATTTGCGATGGTATTCAAAGAACAAATAATTCTGTATTGGTGAAAAAAGCGCTGGAGATTGGGCAGAAGCGTTCGGATGAGACAGAAAAACGGGAAGTTTTGGATATGGTAAAGACGGTCTATCCGGAACTGCCAGAGAAGACCATTGAAGATTATTGGAATGATGAAAAACAGGAAACAGCAGAGGAAAATGGAGAGAGCACTGTAGACGAGACAAAAGAAAATTCTGAACAAGAAACAGGGAATGTGACCGGAGCGGGAAATTTGGCTGGAAATATAAATAACGGCGGATACGTGGTCGAGAATGAAACCTACGTAGTATACAGCTATGAGAATGCCCTTTGGCGTATGAATCAGGATGGGAGCGGCAGAGTGAAGCTTTTTGACGGAAGCTGTTCTTCTCTGAACCTGTGGGAGAATCAGATCTATTTTCTGGCGGAAGAAGAAAAGACTGGAGAATATGACAGGCCGTATAAGACGCGGACACCGTACCGTGTTGGATTGGATGGAGACGGACTGACCGCAATCGGTGTGCCGGCCGATGAGGGCAATGCGGTCATGAGCTTTTCGGATTATTATATGGATGAGTATACGGCTGGAGCCGGCTACCGGGGATTCACTGTATATGACGGATATCTTTACTATATAGGAAGAAACGGGAGAGAAGGGACTTATACCTGCGCCAATCTGAACAGCAATGGCGACCAGACGGCGACGGTGACCTATCATGACAATGCTTCCCTCTACCGAATGGATCTGGACGGAGGAAATGTGATGGAGCTGGCGGAGAATTTGGGGAACGCTTCTCCTCAAATGTGCATTTCAGATGGAAAGCTCTATTATACAGTCAGCTATTACAACTGCTTCTTCGGACCTTATAATTTTACCAAATTTTACCGGGCTTCTTTGGACGGTACCATGGCGGAAGAGCTGCCGGTACATCGGGAAAATAATGCGCCGTTTACAAGCGATTACGGCAGTTATACGGAATATGTGCTGGGAATCCAGGTTTCGGACGGAAAGCTGTATCTTTCCTGCGGGGACAGTGAGGGGGAATTCCCGGATTCCAGATTCCATGTGTATGATGCCTCCAAGGAGACTTTTGGAGATAAGCTGCTGGAAGAAAGAAGCTGGGTCGGAACTGTCGCTTCGGACGGAAAGCTGTATGCCGCCACGGGCGGAAGAGTCTGGGGGGAAAATGGGGCACCTCTTACTAACCGGGCCATGGCAGTCTGCGGAGTCAATGGTCAGGCGGAGAAGCTCCTGAAGGTGTTTGATGAAGCCGCGTACGGGGGAGACAGCTATTTTAATGAGATTTTTTATGAGATCAACGTGACAGAGGATTGGGTATATTACCGGATGAAGAGCGGACAGAACAGTCTGAAAAAGCAGGAGCTGGGCAGAATATCCAAAGATGGGACAAAGCAGGAGTTTCTGTATGGAAACTAA